From a region of the Terriglobia bacterium genome:
- a CDS encoding winged helix-turn-helix transcriptional regulator: MVRGFRTFKEFQQSGERIATNILSERLKRLEAAGIITAAADVKDRRRAHYRLTEKGIDLAPLLLDLLIWGARHENSGANCALIEKLAMDREQVLAEVRRRWRDRDPLPLLPRSGGWQWP; the protein is encoded by the coding sequence ATGGTGCGCGGCTTCCGGACCTTCAAGGAATTCCAGCAGTCGGGCGAACGGATTGCGACGAATATCCTCTCGGAGCGTCTAAAGAGGCTTGAAGCGGCCGGCATCATCACGGCGGCGGCGGACGTGAAGGACCGGCGAAGGGCTCATTACCGCCTGACTGAAAAAGGCATCGATCTCGCGCCGCTGCTGTTGGACTTGCTTATTTGGGGGGCTCGGCACGAAAACTCGGGAGCAAATTGCGCCCTCATCGAGAAACTCGCGATGGATCGGGAACAGGTGCTCGCGGAAGTCCGGCGGCGCTGGCGGGACAGGGACCCGCTCCCGCTGCTCCCCAGGTCCGGGGGCTGGCAGTGGCCATGA
- a CDS encoding exo-alpha-sialidase: MSGVRVLVGTRKGAFILTSDGKRDKWDISGPLFAGWELYHLKGSPVDPNRIYASQTSGWFGQIIQRSSDGGKTWETPGGEKMPEPGGPPAGQSNKFVYDTSKETGKPLTTHQFYDGTQHPWEFKRVWHLEPSLTDPDTVYAGVEDAAIFRSTNGGTTWHELAGLRGHGTGPKWSPGAGGMGLHTIILDPSNPKRMYIAISAAGAFRTDDAGATWKPINRGLRSQYIPDPNAEVGHCVHRIAMHRSRPGVLFMQKHWDVLRTDDAGDNWHEVSGNLPTDFGFVIDVHAHEPETIYVVPIKSDGEHFVPDGKLRVYRSRKGGNEWEPLSKGLPQRDCYVNVLRDAMSVDTLDPCGVYFGTTGGQVYASANGGDSWTAIVRDLPAVLSVEAQALP, translated from the coding sequence ATGAGCGGAGTACGAGTCCTGGTTGGCACGCGCAAGGGCGCATTCATCCTTACGTCGGACGGAAAGCGCGACAAATGGGACATCAGCGGCCCCCTCTTTGCGGGCTGGGAGTTGTACCACCTGAAAGGTTCGCCCGTCGACCCGAACCGTATCTACGCATCTCAGACCAGCGGCTGGTTCGGCCAGATCATCCAGCGCTCCAGCGACGGCGGCAAGACGTGGGAGACGCCCGGAGGCGAAAAGATGCCGGAGCCCGGCGGGCCGCCTGCCGGGCAAAGCAATAAATTCGTCTATGACACATCGAAAGAGACCGGCAAGCCTCTGACCACCCATCAGTTTTACGACGGCACCCAGCACCCGTGGGAGTTCAAGCGCGTTTGGCATCTCGAGCCCTCGCTTACCGACCCCGACACTGTGTATGCCGGTGTCGAGGACGCCGCCATCTTCCGCTCGACAAACGGCGGCACGACCTGGCACGAACTCGCGGGTCTGCGCGGCCACGGCACAGGACCCAAGTGGTCGCCGGGCGCCGGTGGCATGGGCCTGCACACCATAATCCTGGACCCAAGCAATCCCAAGCGGATGTACATCGCCATTTCAGCGGCGGGCGCGTTCCGCACCGACGACGCCGGCGCGACCTGGAAGCCGATCAACCGCGGGCTCCGTTCCCAATACATCCCCGACCCGAACGCCGAGGTCGGCCACTGCGTGCACCGCATCGCCATGCACCGCTCGCGCCCGGGCGTGCTTTTCATGCAGAAGCACTGGGACGTCCTGCGCACCGACGACGCCGGCGACAACTGGCACGAGGTCAGCGGCAACCTGCCCACCGACTTCGGCTTCGTGATCGACGTCCACGCGCACGAGCCCGAGACCATCTACGTGGTCCCCATCAAGAGCGACGGGGAGCACTTCGTGCCCGACGGCAAGCTGCGCGTCTACCGCAGCCGCAAGGGCGGCAACGAGTGGGAGCCGCTGAGCAAGGGACTGCCGCAGCGCGACTGCTACGTGAACGTGCTGCGCGACGCCATGTCCGTCGACACGCTCGATCCCTGCGGCGTCTATTTCGGCACCACCGGCGGGCAGGTGTACGCGTCGGCCAATGGCGGAGACAGTTGGACCGCGATCGTTCGCGACCTTCCCGCCGTGCTCTCCGTCGAGGCCCAGGCGCTGCCATGA